The window GCTTTTATCTTTGGCCACTTTCCAGTTGGTCCTTCTACCTTTCCTGGTTACTGTTTCGGAGTCTTTTTTGGACTTTGATCTGTTATGACTACTTCGATGTTTCTTGCTGGATTTTTCAGTCCATCTTTCTTTTCGTTCTTCTATTTCAGAATCTTCTGTACTGCTCATCTCGTCACTTGACGAGTCGCTGTCTTGTCCAGAGGATGATGGCCGTTTCTTTGACCTCTTTTTCCGTGTTGTCTTCTTCCGTTTGGACTTCTTTCGCTTTTCCTCTGATTCGTCTGAGCTTTCACTTGAAGACTCTGTACTTTCCTCCtgctcttttcttcttttctttagcTTTTTGTGTGAACGcttcttttgctttttcttgtGAGTCTTCTTTGACCGTTTCCGTTTGTGAGATTCTTGTTCTTTTTGGTTTTTGCGTCTTGACTTATCTTGTTCATTAGCTTTCCCTTTATCTCCTGCTTCTTCACGATCgctaaaaaaggaacaataaattaataaataacaaaattaaaatcaatattaaatcaGAATTTTTCTCTGTACTGTGCTTGGTGTTAGTGTTAGCATTTACTCTGTAGTATTTAATTCTAATAATCACTTATTTACTTTCTAAATGGTGGACACAGAAGTATTTTGTTCTCCAACACAACACATCATTTTCCAAGCTCTTAAAACCTAAActatatgcaaaatgtaaaaaaatgcatcaatgcaatacattttctcaTGGCTTATGCCTTCAAAAACTATGCAATTACAGTAAAAAACTCTGTTGGTCCCACCAGAAATCTCCTTTCTCTTTCAGCTGTCAACACtgcctttgctgcactgaaattccaAAACCTGCTGTCAGTCTTGTCAAGTTCTCTGCTGGACTAAAGAGCACCTCAAGCTCAAACATGAACCACAGCTGAAGGCAGCTGACAGCTCTAATATTAGCAAATTTTTGTCTATGGAAAATCAAATGAGATGTAGGAGTAATCAAGATCATAATTCAGTTTGCTGGAATTCACTTAAAGAACTATCACACACTATCACAGAACTATCGcatttcattgttctttttttgtttttcaggacaaTCAGATGTTGTGGAAGCAGATGCAGTGTTTTGAAACAGTTGTGTCTACCAAATGTACATACAGAccataaagtggaacttaagCTAAAAAAGGGACAAATTATGTACCTGCCTGCTAAAATGTTAAATCAGACAgggcattactgcagaaagggacaaattATGTACCTGCCTGCTTTGGTGAACTGTCAAAAATGCTAAGCTACTCATACCAGGTTGCCAAGATACCTGGCAGTCCCAGGTTTCCTTGCACTAGCCAGTAATGAATAAACTTTACATAATcatgacctggccaatcaagatgccaaaTATCGTTTCCAggtaaaaaagaaggaagaagatggcggaaTCCTGCAACGGAACATAGGGGgccttagttctgctttaactggtCACTTTTTTATCACACATGTCCATGGCCAGTCAGACATGCCTTGTCCATTCCACCTCAAGACCcctcaagagaaaaaaaaatgcagagggaAGAACCTtgttttgtacagtaaaaaataagTGACTGGGTGGGCCAAAGGGCTCCTCCACAGAGAAAGTGTgtgagaaaataatgaaaaaaacccaGCAAACTATATATCCCCCTTTACAGGAAAATCCAAAACAATTAAGTGTATAGCCTCTGACAtgttcacttttgttttttatacacacCTGTCTGTGTCAAATTCTTCCGGGTACAATTCTTTATACCCACTATGGCCCCATCTGAAAGGAACAAGAAAATTACAAATTTGCAGGTAAAACATATTACTTCAGTCAGTGAAACACATAGACAACAACTACAAAACGAAATAGTGCAAGGTCTGTGTGATGAAACATAACAGAATGGTCTGGGGTATTTCATTATTTGCacttatacaaaattaaataaagggAGGACACGACTGGGGACTTTTAAGTGAATAGGTAAGGTTCAGGAAGGAAGAAGAATATTAAATTGGGAACACAAACAAGAAGCAGGGTATTTTAGATGAATCATTAGAAAGCAAAGTGCAGTGGATTCTTAAAACAGAATTCCAGCAGAGGTGGTGATCAAGGTGGTGACTTGGGATACACAAAGGGCAACAAAAAGGAGCAACAGGGCAGACTTGATGGACCACTTTTTCTGCTTCCACTATTACAGGATTTCCTCTCACATTCAATAGTGAATGAAAACAGCATGGCACAGGCGCTACACATATAGGTCTTCCTACCTGTCAGGAATGCTGGCCTCACATTCAGAATACTTCTTGTTCCAGGCTCGCACACTTAGAGCATCTTGTCTTAGAGTCACTGCAGCTGCAGCTCCACCTTTTGCAGGCTCCCGATTACCCCCGGCATCAAACCCATCTGATCTCATACGACCTctaataaaaacagaacacaagACATTAAAGGAAAACTGGAATGGTTTTGGGTGACATTATAAGTTTGTTCAGTATATATGTTCtaacatttgcttttttgcaaAATGACCCCCCaaaattgttttgcaaataaacTATTGGGGTCACACAGGGATCACAAAACACTATGAGATTTTTTCAGGTTCTTTCTCTGAAGGATGCTTGGCATGTTCTTTTGAACAAAGCAGACAGAAAATGCAAGGAATCACTCTAAAGACAATCAGTTTTATAAACTGAAGTTTGAGCTTCAGCTGACAAAAATCACAAACCACTTTATACAGACGTTTGCAAATCTATTCATCAAGTGtttatgatttttgtaatgtataaagTGGTGGCGATTGTGCAAATAGTAAGAAATTTCATATTCTTTGATTTTTATCTTCATGGGAACATTCtatttcttattctttatttatattgatgATATGGTTTACCAGTCCTATACAATACAATGATACGTTCACCCTGCAcaaatgcaaattgtttataaCTAGAACCCCAGAGTTCTACTTGTGGGttgaaagtaaaaatataccTACAGttataaagcagataaaaaacaaattacaaaaaacttATATAATCTTCACTATGGTAATTTACCATGAAAAGTCACCTTCAATCTACATAAATCTACACCTTTAATTAAACTTATAACTGGTAAGCTTGCCAAAAAGATCTATGAATAAACACTTCCTGTTAGTGTTCTGTTCCTCTACCCCAATTGTTTTCTAATGCTTTCACATCTGATGGAGACATTGAGCAATCATACCAGTCCTCACTGTGCAGGTAtgtactgttgtcaccatcagttAGTCTGCCCTGAACAATGAAATACTACTGGCAAAACatcttaaagcaaaattaaacttggaagaaaaaaaaaaaacaccttcacaATCAGTCAATCCTTCTGGATTTGTACttgattgggtcccgcgttgtcctaaTATATTCCTTCATCCCTGCGCTTCACCACCAttcccttcttctttcttcttcctatgtcacctgatctcgcactgcgcagttgcaagatcaggtaacgtagATAGGAAAAAGGATTGCCAGGAtgtggcatgcgcagaagaaagCAGCCAGacgcctcccaggatgtgtgacctATGTAGACTACGCTGTTATATTTGCGACAATCAAGACAGAAGGGGGAGAGGCTGTACCTTTGTATTTTAACCCCCCTACCCCAAAGAGGTATTTTTCAccttatttaaaagggttgtctacccttttatgcaaggtaaaaaaccTTAGGAAAGAAGTTTGTTTCAGCAAACCAAATATCATCAGGTAAAGGATTAGCTAGTAaacctgccagtaacacacatcAAATCCTAGGATGAcaactgtactgtatctataggaGTAAGAGGA of the Pyxicephalus adspersus chromosome 11, UCB_Pads_2.0, whole genome shotgun sequence genome contains:
- the NKAPD1 gene encoding uncharacterized protein NKAPD1 isoform X2; amino-acid sequence: MSRVPLGKVLLRNVIRHTDAHNKIQEETEMWKVRELEKQTETHRTKRRRASPDLNRWDHNGYKELYPEEFSDNRGRMRSDGFDAGGNREPAKGGAAAAVTLRQDALSVRAWNKKYSECEASIPDRWGHSGYKELYPEEFDTDSDREEAGDKGKANEQDKSRRKNQKEQESHKRKRSKKTHKKKQKKRSHKKLKKRRKEQEESTESSSESSDESEEKRKKSKRKKTTRKKRSKKRPSSSGQDSDSSSDEMSSTEDSEIEERKERWTEKSSKKHRSSHNRSKSKKDSETVTRKGRRTNWKVAKDKSSESSDED
- the NKAPD1 gene encoding uncharacterized protein NKAPD1 isoform X1, translated to MEQHYYGSCKARPFHVGKWHSGGSSWKGQSGECGKGHTGFKMSRVPLGKVLLRNVIRHTDAHNKIQEETEMWKVRELEKQTETHRTKRRRASPDLNRWDHNGYKELYPEEFSDNRGRMRSDGFDAGGNREPAKGGAAAAVTLRQDALSVRAWNKKYSECEASIPDRWGHSGYKELYPEEFDTDSDREEAGDKGKANEQDKSRRKNQKEQESHKRKRSKKTHKKKQKKRSHKKLKKRRKEQEESTESSSESSDESEEKRKKSKRKKTTRKKRSKKRPSSSGQDSDSSSDEMSSTEDSEIEERKERWTEKSSKKHRSSHNRSKSKKDSETVTRKGRRTNWKVAKDKSSESSDED